In Juglans regia cultivar Chandler chromosome 13, Walnut 2.0, whole genome shotgun sequence, the following proteins share a genomic window:
- the LOC109012416 gene encoding uncharacterized protein LOC109012416: MKIKNKVRLWTFEPKISTSHTSIPNPSHPIHYPPLQKVPHFSFLPFSEEKYTEKKLFFLPPKLAIDDQEPNIRDIRPKSRRIMGGGVLVDDDAENKWPPWLQPLLQTSFFVHCKIHADSHKSECNMYCLDCMNGALCSLCLTSHRDHRAIQIRRSSYHDVIRVSEIQKYLDITGVQTYIINSARIVFLNERPQPRPGKGVTNTCQVCERSLLDSFSFCSLGCKIVGTSKSFRKKKMCMESTEGSDTEGSLNGIGNGHMKSKVRSFTPSTPPPTAASYRTAKRRKGVPHRSPMGGLIIEY, translated from the exons atgaaaataaaaaacaaa GTTCGGTTGTGGACTTTTGAGCCTAAGATAAGCACATCCCACACCTCCATCCCTAACCCATCCCACCCCATCCACTACCCACCACTACAAAAAGTGCCCCACTTCTCTTTCCTTCCTTTCTCTGAAGAAAAGTATACAGAGAAAAAGCTCTTTTTTCTGCCTCCAAAACTGGCCATAGATGATCAAGAACCCAACATAAGAGATATCAGACCCAAAAGCAGAAGAATCATG GGAGGAGGAGTTTTAGTTGATGATGATGCAGAAAACAAGTGGCCGCCATGGCTGCAGCCTCTTCTCCAAACAAGCTTCTTTGTTCATTGCAAGATTCACGCAGATTCTCACAAGAGTGAATGCAATATGTACTGCCTGGACTGCATGAATGGAGCCCTTTGTTCTCTTTGCCTGACATCTCATAGAGACCACAGGGCTATTCAG ATACGGAGGTCGTCATATCATGATGTGATAAGGGTGTCTGAGATTCAGAAATACTTGGACATTACAGGGGTCCAGACATACATAATAAACAGTGCCAGGATTGTGTTCTTGAATGAGAGGCCTCAGCCTAGGCCTGGTAAAGGTGTCACCAATACCTGCCAAGTCTGCGAGCGCAGCCTCCTTGATTCCTTCAGTTTCTGTTCCCTTGGCTGCAAG ATTGTTGGGACATCAAAGAGTTTccggaaaaagaaaatgtgcatgGAGAGTACAGAAGGGTCAGACACTGAAGGATCATTGAATGGCATTGGCAATGGGCATATGAAAAGCAAAGTTCGAAGCTTTACACCATCAACACCACCTCCAACGGCTGCGAGTTACAGAACTGCCAAGAGGAGGAAGGGGGTTCCCCATAGATCTCCAATGGGAGGCCTTATTATAGAAtactaa